The Haloprofundus salinisoli region AACCGGTCGCCCTCCGATTTCTCCTCCTGCTGCCAGGAGTACGGCGGCGCGGAGCCCGAGAGGAAGTAGTTGTCGCTCTCGTAAGTGGGGCTGAGACCTTCGTACGACTCGACGCCGCAGTACTGGAACCACTCGGAGGAGTAGGTGGTGCCGCCGAGTTGCATCCGCGCGAGCTGGACCTCGACCCCGTTCTGTTCGACGGTCTGGACCTCGGGCCAGACGCCTTTGATGTAGCCCTCGTCGTCGATCTCGATGGGAATCTGTGGCATCCCGCGCGGTGCCGGTCCCGCGATGTTCTCGATGGAGTACGCCTGCGTCGAACCGCCACCCGCACCCGAGGCGTTCGTCGCCGCGTTGATGGTGGTCGTCCCGAGGGCCCCCACGCCCGCGAGAGTAGCGCCCCCGACGACGCCTTTCACGAACCGACGCCGCCCGGATTCGGCGGGGTACTTGTCGCTATCGCTCATACCTAGCCGTTAGAGTGACCGATAAAAAGACTGACGAAGTGGGTGGGGAGCAGTCACCACCGCCGAACTATACCGCCCGCAACACCGTTCGA contains the following coding sequences:
- a CDS encoding ubiquinol-cytochrome c reductase iron-sulfur subunit, coding for MSDSDKYPAESGRRRFVKGVVGGATLAGVGALGTTTINAATNASGAGGGSTQAYSIENIAGPAPRGMPQIPIEIDDEGYIKGVWPEVQTVEQNGVEVQLARMQLGGTTYSSEWFQYCGVESYEGLSPTYESDNYFLSGSAPPYSWQQEEKSEGDRFNISDFEDYETWGNGIGQAGIGKPASGTWRSEDTEDIIPVQMIRSKRIEEAAQNNQWLQASTSQGVIAWLNKCTHFCCVPGYKTTGSSATFGGADAVYCQCHQSVYDPFSIVQTLFVARPRPE